CGCGACGCACGAATACACCGCCTGCTACAAGCCCAACGCCGCCTTCTACGAGGACGGCGACGGGTGGCGCGCCCTCCAAGAGACGATCGCGTACGCCCACGGGAAGGACGTTCCCGTCCTCCTCGACGCCAAGCGCGCCGACATCGGCAACACCTCACGGCAGTACGCGAGCCTCCTCGACGACGCCGACGCGATCACGGTGAACCCCTACCTCGGACGGGACTCGCTGGAACCGTTTCTGTCCCAGGCAGACAAGGGCGTGTTCGTCCTCTGTCGCACCTCGAACCCCGGCGGCGGCGACCTCCAGGACCTCGAACTCGCCTCGGGCGACCGGGTGTACGAACGCGTCGCGGCGCTCGCGGAGCTGTGGAACGCGAACGACAACGTCGGACTCGTCGTCGGCGCGACCACGCCCGACGAACTCGCCGACGTCCGCGAACAGGTGCCCGGACTCCCGTTTCTCGTCCCGGGCGTCGGCGCACAGGGCGGCGACGCCGAGGCGGCCGTCGAACACGGCCTCGCCGACGGCGTCGGTCTGGTCAACTCCTCGCGCGGGATCATCTTCGCCGGCGAGGACAGGGGGGAGGCGTTCGCCGGGGCGGCCGGCGAGGCGGCCAAACGGCTGCAGAAGCGGCTCAACCAGCACCGCTGACCGGACCCGTCCCCGCGGCCGTTCCTCGATCAGTCGACGAGTCCGACCGCCCGAACGTGCGCTCGAAGGGCGCGCTCGGAGTCGAACTCTTTCCCGCAGGACTCACACCGGTACGTCTCGCGTTCGTCCATGTACATCGATCCGTCCTGTCGTTCGTCGTGATCCGGCATGAGCGTTCGCCCGCCGGGCGTCCCCTCCGTCCAGCCGGCTGGGCGACGTTCCCGGTGACGGAACGTGAGAGGGACCGTGGCGCGTCGGTCGGCGTGACGCGGGTGGCCCGACAGTTCCCGATCGCCGCGGTCGCTCCGCCGACGCTATCTCTGACCGC
This Salinigranum marinum DNA region includes the following protein-coding sequences:
- the pyrF gene encoding orotidine-5'-phosphate decarboxylase, with amino-acid sequence MTTTGFFDRLRARIERIDSVVSVGLDPDPARIPDHLREYDLPRWAFNRRIIDATHEYTACYKPNAAFYEDGDGWRALQETIAYAHGKDVPVLLDAKRADIGNTSRQYASLLDDADAITVNPYLGRDSLEPFLSQADKGVFVLCRTSNPGGGDLQDLELASGDRVYERVAALAELWNANDNVGLVVGATTPDELADVREQVPGLPFLVPGVGAQGGDAEAAVEHGLADGVGLVNSSRGIIFAGEDRGEAFAGAAGEAAKRLQKRLNQHR
- a CDS encoding C2H2-type zinc finger protein — encoded protein: MPDHDERQDGSMYMDERETYRCESCGKEFDSERALRAHVRAVGLVD